Proteins encoded within one genomic window of Brassica rapa cultivar Chiifu-401-42 chromosome A09, CAAS_Brap_v3.01, whole genome shotgun sequence:
- the LOC103839084 gene encoding actin-histidine N-methyltransferase isoform X1 codes for MATSKLAITSLAAHIRPFTCSAASQPSRLAPHPPDLVRWIKREGGFVHHAVKLSQDTPFGIGLISTEQIPQGTDLISLPPHVPLRFESDETAPSPLLAALARRVPEELWAMKLGLRLLQERANADSFWWPYISNLPETYTVPIFFPGEDIKNLQYAPLLHQVNKRCRFLLDFEREIRRTLEDVKATDHPFSGQDVNASALGWTMSAVSTRAFRLHGDKKLRGGSSDHVPMMLPLIDMCNHSFSPNVKIIQEQDGSDSNTLVKVVAETQVKENDPLLLNYGCLSNDFFLLDYGFVIESNPYDTIELKYDEGLLDAASMAAGVASPKFSSPAPWQHQLLSQLNLAGKMPDLKVTIGGQETVEGRLLAAIRILLSSDLVEVEKHDLEVLKSLSSTAPLGVANEIATFRTVIALCVIALSHFPTKIMEDEAILKQGVSDTAELSIKYRIQKKSMIIDVMKDLTRRVKLLSAQETPSAS; via the exons ATGGCCACGTCGAAACTAGCAATAACTTCTCTGGCAGCTCACATTCGTCCCTTCACATGCTCCGCCGCGTCTCAACCCTCCCGTTTAGCTCCTCATCCGCCGGACCTCGTCCGTTGGATCAAAAGAGAAGGCGGCTTCGTTCACCACGCCGTCAAGCTATCTCAGGATACTCCATTCGGCATCGGTCTCATCTCCACCGAGCAAATCCCTCAAGGCACCGACCTCATCTCCCTCCCTCCTCACGTTCCCTTACGCTTCGAATCAGATGAAACGGCACCGTCTCCTCTCCTCGCCGCCTTAGCCCGTCGAGTTCCCG AAGAGTTGTGGGCAATGAAACTGGGATTGAGACTATTGCAAGAAAGAGCCAATGCTGATTCTTTCTGGTGGCCTTACATTAGCAATCTCCCTGAGACTTACACCGTTCCCATATTCTTTCCCGGAGAAGACATCAAGAACTTGCAGTATGCTCCTCTTCTCCACCAG GTTAATAAAAGATGCCGTTTTCTTCTTGATTTTGAGCGAGAGATTAGACGGACTCTTGAAGATGTTAAGGCTACTGATCATCCTTTTAGCGGCCAAGATGTGAATGCATCTGCACTCGGGTGGACCATGTCGGCTGTTTCGACTAGAGCGTTTCGTTTGCATGGTGATAAAAAGCTTCGAGGTGGGTCTTCTGATCATGTTCCCATGATGCTTCCTTTGATAGATATGTGCAACCACAGCTTCTCACCTAATGTCAAGATTATTCAAGAACAGGACGGTTCTGACTCAAACACCCTTGTTAAG GTCGTTGCAGAGACTCAAGTTAAAGAAAACGACCCGTTGCTACTCAATTATGGTTGCCTTAGCAACGATTTTTTCCTTTTGGACTATGGCTTTGTGATTGAATCAAACCCGTACGACACCATTGAGCTTAAATACGATGAAGGGCTCTTGGACGCTGCAAGCATGGCTGCTGGTGTTGCTTCCCCAAAATTCTCTTCTCCAGCTCCATGGCAACATCAGTTGCTTTCCCAATTGAATCTCGCCGGGAAAATGCCAGACCTCAAG GTAACCATAGGAGGTCAAGAGACAGTAGAGGGAAGACTATTGGCAGCTATAAGAATACTACTTTCCAGTGACTTGGTGGAAGTAGAGAAGCATGACTTAGAAGTGCTCAAATCTTTATCCTCCACAGCCCCTCTTGGAGTTGCCAACGAGATTGCTACTTTCCGAACTGTAATCGCTCTTTGTGTGATTGCATTGAGCCACTTTCCGACAAAGATAATGGAAGACGAGGCTATACTGAAACAAGGTGTTTCAGACACAGCAGAACTGAGTATCAAGTACCGAATCCAGAAGAAATCAATGATCATAGATGTCATGAAAGACCTCACAAGAAGGGTTAAGTTACTATCAGCTCAGGAGACACCAAGTGCTTCGTAA
- the LOC103839085 gene encoding probable calcium-binding protein CML25, which produces MFNKKNQSTGSGDGGSVSRTGADSPYLQKARSGKTEIRELEAVFKKFDVNGDGKISSKELGAIMASLGNEVPEEVLEKAITEIDRKGDGYINFEEFVELNTKGMDQNDVLENLKDAFSVYDIDGNGSISAEELHEVLRSLGDECSIGECRKMIGGVDKDGDGTIDFEEFKIMMTMGSRRDNVMGGGGGGQR; this is translated from the coding sequence ATGTTCAACAAGAAAAATCAATCCACTGGCTCGGGCGATGGCGGCTCGGTATCCCGAACCGGAGCAGACTCTCCGTACCTCCAAAAAGCACGCTCAGGTAAAACCGAGATCCGAGAACTCGAAGCGGTTTTCAAAAAATTCGACGTGAACGGAGACGGCAAGATCTCATCCAAGGAGCTCGGCGCGATCATGGCGAGCCTAGGTAACGAGGTTCCAGAGGAGGTCCTGGAGAAGGCGATCACGGAGATAGATCGGAAAGGAGACGGTTACATAAACTTCGAGGAGTTCGTTGAGCTGAACACGAAAGGGATGGATCAGAACGACGTGCTTGAGAATCTGAAGGACGCGTTCTCTGTTTACGATATCGACGGGAACGGATCGATATCGGCGGAGGAGTTGCATGAGGTTTTGAGGAGTTTGGGGGATGAGTGTTCGATCGGGGAGTGTAGGAagatgattggtggtgtggataAGGATGGAGATGGGACGATTGATTTCGAGGAGTTTAAGATTATGATGACGATGGGATCGAGACGTGATAATGTCatgggtggtggtggtggtggtcagAGGTAG
- the LOC103839087 gene encoding microtubule-associated protein 70-2, which produces MSDVSGDGDVSANATEPATASYPSLTVSASYKESGGGGKSSSKRRPIRPSFDAAADNEFITQLHGSDPVKVELNRLENEVRDKDRELGEAHAEIKALRLSERQREKAVEELTEELAKLDEKLKLTESILQTKNLEIKKINEEKKASMAAQFAAEATLRRVHAAQKDDDMPPIEAILAPLEAELKLARSEIGKLQEDNRALDRLTKSKEAALLDAERTIEGALAKAAMVDDLQNKNQELMKQIEICQEENKILDKMHRQKVAEVEKLTQTVRELEEAVLAGGAAANAVRDYQRKFQEMNEERKTLDRELARAKVTANRVATVVANEWKDGNDKVMPVKQWLEERRFLQGEMQQLRDKLAITDRAAKSEAQLKEKFQLRLKVLEETLRGTSSRNTPEARSMSNGPTSRRQSLGGSDNLQKFPSNGSFSKKAPVSQMRHSLSINSTSVLKNAKGTSKSFDGGTRSLDRGKALLNGPGNYSFNKPASDDAAKEPELAANGWKETSEEKPQSENPAATEDSVPGVLYDLLQKEVVSLRKASHEKDQSLKDKDDAIEMLAKKVETLTKAMEVEAKKMRREVSAMEKEVAAMRVEKDQDNRAKRFSNSKSSSNTAQILASRAAGRSGLTKSSQ; this is translated from the exons ATGTCGGATGTTTCCGGCGACGGAGATGTATCGGCGAATGCAACTGAACCAGCCACGGCGTCGTATCCGTCACTGACTGTGTCGGCGTCTTACAAGGAGAGCGGAGGCGGAGGAAAAAGCTCGTCGAAGAGGAGGCCAATTAGGCCGAGCTTCGACGCAGCGGCCGACAATGAGTTCATAACTCAGCTTCATGGCTCGGATCCAGTTAAAGTGGAGCTTAATCGACTTGAGAACGAAGTTAGAG ACAAAGATCGAGAGTTAGGGGAAGCTCACGCTGAGATCAAAGCGCTTAGGTTGTctgagagacagagagagaaagCTGTTGAAGAg CTTACGGAGGAGCTTGCTAAGCTGGACGAGAAGCTCAAGTTGACCGAATCCATTCTCCAAACTAAA AATCTAGAAATCAAGAAAATCAATGAGGAGAAGAAAGCCTCGATGGCTGCTCAGTTTGCTGCTGAAGCCACCTTAAGAAGGGTCCATGCTGCACAAAAAGATGATGACATGCCTCCAATAGAAGCCATCCTTGCTCCATTAGAAGCTGAGCTTAAGCTTGCACGCTCAGAG ATTGGGAAGCTTCAAGAAGACAACAGGGCTTTGGATCGTCTGACTAAATCAAAAGAAGCTGCCTTGCTTGATGCTGAGAGAACCATTGAAGGTGCCCTGGCTAAAGCAGCCATGGTTGATGATCTTCAAAATAAGAATCAGGAGTTGATGAAACAAATAGAGATCTGTCAG gaagaaaacaaaattctaGACAAGATGCACAGGCAGAAAGTCGCTGAAGTTGAGAAGCTCACTCAGACAGTACGAGAGCTGGAAGAGGCTGTTCTTGCAGGTGGCGCTGCTGCAAATGCCGTCAGGGATTACCAGCGGAAATTCCAAGAGATGAAT GAAGAGAGGAAAACTCTAGACCGAGAGCTCGCACGTGCGAAGGTTACGGCAAACAGAGTTGCCACGGTGGTAGCAAACGAGTGGAAAGATGGTAATGATAAAGTGATGCCTGTGAAGCAATGGCTTGAAGAAAGAAGGTTCCTACAG GGAGAAATGCAACAGCTTCGCGATAAGCTTGCCATAACAGACCGAGCTGCTAAATCCGAAGCACAGTTAAAA GAAAAGTTTCAACTACGGCTTAAAGTACTTGAGGAGACACTTAGAGGAACCTCAAGCAGGAACACACCGGAGGCAAGAAGCATGAGTAACGGACCCACCTCTCGCAGGCAATCACTTGGTGGATCTGACAACTTACAAAAGTTTCCATCAAACGGTTCCTTTTCAAAGAAAGCTCCAGTTTCTCAGATGAGACACTCCTTGTCTATAAACTCAACTTCTGTGCTGAAGAATGCTAAAGGAACATCCAAGTCATTTGACGGAGGAACAAGATCTTTGGACAGGGGGAAGGCACTCTTAAACGGACCTGGGAACTATTCTTTCAACAAGCCTGCTTCTGATGATGCCGCTAAGGAGCCAGAGTTAGCAGCTAATGGGTGGAAAGAAACTTCTGAGGAGAAGCCACAAAGTGAAAACCCTGCAGCAACTGAGGATAGCGTCCCAGGTGTTCTGTATGATTTGCTGCAGAAAGAAGTAGTGTCTTTGAGGAAAGCATCTCATGAAAAAGACCAAAGCCTCAAAGACAAGGATGATGCTATCGag ATGCTGGCGAAGAAGGTGGAAACATTAACAAAGGCGATGGAGGTTGAAGCGAAGAAGATGAGAAGAGAAGTATCTGCAATGGAGAAAGAAGTTGCTGCTATGCGTGTGGAGAAAGATCAGGACAATAGAGCCAAAAGGTTCTCAAATAGCAAGAGCTCTTCCAACACTGCCCAGATTCTTGCGTCAAG AGCTGCTGGACGAAGCGGCTTAACCAAGAGTAGCCAGTGA
- the LOC103839088 gene encoding anthranilate synthase beta subunit 1, chloroplastic, with product MAATTLHKSSSCLLQHKSGSTTRLNPSSLVKHCPNPTRVSVLGKSRRYVVTKASIEMSQSNSTPSSSVVVNSSSKQHKGGGPIIVIDNYDSFTYNLCQYMGEVGCHFEVYRNDELTVEELKDKNPRGVLISPGPGTPQDSGISLQTVLELGPRVPLFGVCMGLQCIGEAFGGKIVRSPYGVMHGKSSMVHYDEKGEEGLFSGLSNPFLVGRYHSLVIEKDTFPSDELEVTAWTEDGLVMAARHRKHKHIQGVQFHPESIITTEGKTIVRNFIKLVEKKEAERS from the exons ATGGCGGCTACTACATTGCACAAGTCTTCTTCTTGTCTTCTCCAACACAAGTCCGGCTCCACCACCCGCCTAAACCCTTCCTCTCTCGTCAAGCACTGTCCGAATCCGACCA GAGTTTCGGTGTTGGGGAAGAGTCGTAGATATGTCGTTACGAAAGCTTCGATCGAAATGTCGCAATCGAACTCGACGCCTTCTTCTTCGGTTGTTGTCAATTCGTCTAGTAAGCAGCACAAGGGTGGTGGTCCCATCATCGTGATTGATAATTACGACAGCTTCACCTACAATCTCTGTCAG taTATGGGAGAGGTAGGATGCCATTTTGAAGTTTACCGCAACGATGAACTCACAGTAGAGGAGCTAAAAGA TAAAAATCCAAGAGGAGTTCTGATTTCTCCTGGGCCTG GTACCCCACAAGACTCTGGGATTTCCTTACAAACTGTTTTGGAACTCGGACCACGTGTTCCTTTGTTTGGAGTATGTATGGGTTTGCAGTGTATAGGAGAAGCATttggag GAAAGATCGTGCGGTCACCATATGGTGTGATGCATGGGAAAAGCTCCATGGTTCACTATGATGAGAAAGGAGAAGAAGGCTTGTTCTCTGGTTTATCCAA CCCTTTCCTTGTAGGTAGATATCACAGCCTAGTGATTGAGAAAGATACGTTTCCCAGTGATGAACTAGAGGTTACTGCGTGGACAGAAGATGGTTTGGTCATGGCAGCCCGACACAGGAAGCACAAGCATATACAG GGAGTTCAGTTTCATCCGGAGAGCATTATAACAACTGAAGGCAAGACTATTGTCCGCAATTTCATCAAACTTGTAGAGAAAAAAGAGGCTGAGAGAAGTTGA